A genomic stretch from Sulfurimonas sediminis includes:
- a CDS encoding KdsC family phosphatase — translation MIKLIVLDVDGCLTDGKLIYSAQGYESKNFNVKDGLGITTWIKTGNQVAIITGRNSSIVEKRAKELGVQHLYQGIRDKESILRKIIADLGLEFYEVGVIGDDLNDYNMLRLAGRSFTPSDGHDTIKELVNTTLSKSGGNGAVREMIDILVQENDQKEAFLSVWV, via the coding sequence ATGATTAAACTGATAGTATTGGATGTTGACGGTTGTTTAACTGATGGTAAACTTATCTACTCAGCCCAAGGGTATGAGAGTAAAAATTTTAATGTCAAAGACGGTTTGGGTATCACGACCTGGATAAAAACAGGAAATCAGGTTGCCATTATAACAGGAAGAAATTCCTCTATCGTTGAAAAAAGAGCCAAAGAACTGGGAGTGCAGCATTTGTACCAGGGTATACGGGACAAAGAGAGCATTTTAAGAAAAATCATTGCTGATCTTGGTCTGGAGTTTTATGAGGTTGGCGTAATCGGCGATGACTTGAATGACTATAATATGCTGCGTCTTGCCGGGAGAAGTTTTACCCCGAGTGACGGGCACGATACAATTAAAGAACTTGTCAATACAACACTCTCAAAAAGTGGCGGCAATGGTGCGGTAAGAGAGATGATAGATATTTTAGTGCAAGAAAATGATCAAAAAGAAGCATTTCTATCTGTCTGGGTCTAA
- the lptC gene encoding LPS export ABC transporter periplasmic protein LptC: MFLTFVITLLLVIFFMFKPMDVKMHHFTDVPLFELSDFTMYELDTHGLTTILLGSTGTRYAQRYEIKDMDYTDNSKKYIANMVSDLGVYKNEIVKLSGHVVYVREDGLTFKSQEALYNKKTADVVSDTKYTAYLNDNVVIGDYIKYNNITKKIYSKNVIATYQLKEEK; the protein is encoded by the coding sequence ATATTTTTAACCTTTGTCATTACTCTCTTGCTGGTAATATTTTTCATGTTTAAACCTATGGATGTAAAAATGCATCATTTTACAGATGTGCCACTCTTTGAATTGAGTGATTTTACGATGTATGAACTTGATACTCACGGGTTGACGACAATTTTACTCGGAAGTACGGGAACAAGATACGCTCAGAGATACGAGATAAAAGATATGGACTATACCGACAATTCGAAAAAATATATTGCAAATATGGTCTCTGATCTGGGTGTATATAAAAATGAAATCGTCAAGCTAAGCGGTCATGTTGTTTATGTGCGAGAAGACGGACTGACATTTAAAAGTCAAGAAGCACTTTACAACAAAAAAACGGCAGATGTAGTCAGTGATACAAAATACACCGCCTACCTGAATGACAATGTAGTCATCGGCGATTATATAAAATACAATAACATTACAAAAAAGATTTATTCTAAAAATGTTATTGCCACATATCAACTAAAAGAGGAAAAATAG
- the lptA gene encoding lipopolysaccharide transport periplasmic protein LptA, with translation MKYLLVLTLFLQTLLFSQELKIKADEFRGDQKKGISVFTGHVRIKKVNDELNASEVTVYTDKNNKPTKFVAVGNASFVIKTVEGADYRGVAQKVVYLPLKKEYHFFGNVHLQQLNEKKEIFGDEVILQAISGKAYAKGVAKEPVIMIFDIKDEKEKK, from the coding sequence ATGAAATATCTACTTGTACTAACACTTTTTTTGCAGACTCTACTCTTTTCACAAGAGCTTAAAATCAAAGCAGATGAGTTCAGAGGTGACCAGAAAAAAGGTATTTCAGTCTTTACCGGACATGTAAGAATTAAAAAAGTCAATGATGAACTTAACGCCTCCGAGGTTACGGTATATACAGACAAAAACAACAAGCCCACAAAATTTGTAGCGGTCGGAAATGCTTCTTTTGTGATAAAAACAGTTGAGGGAGCAGACTACAGAGGTGTTGCACAAAAAGTCGTTTACCTGCCTTTAAAAAAAGAGTATCACTTTTTTGGAAATGTACATCTGCAACAACTCAACGAGAAAAAAGAGATTTTTGGAGATGAAGTTATTTTGCAGGCGATAAGCGGGAAAGCCTATGCCAAAGGTGTTGCAAAAGAGCCTGTCATTATGATATTTGATATAAAAGACGAAAAGGAAAAAAAATGA
- the yihA gene encoding ribosome biogenesis GTP-binding protein YihA/YsxC, which yields MIDIVDAKFITSAPNVNAAPESEEQNEVVFMARSNVGKSSLLNALTNHKGLAKVSSTPGKTKLINYFDVTFLDRETSNKVVAKFVDLPGFGYAKVAKSMKSDWEKNLTDYIANREEIKIFIHLIDSRHPHLEIDTAVSDFLFRTARENQYIIQIFTKIDKLNQKEQSALRKEFPNALMVSSAKKRGINKIVQVIYKILQEKTDED from the coding sequence ATGATAGACATTGTTGATGCAAAATTTATAACATCGGCTCCGAATGTCAATGCTGCACCGGAATCTGAGGAACAAAACGAAGTAGTATTTATGGCACGTTCCAATGTTGGTAAAAGCTCACTTTTAAATGCTCTAACAAACCATAAAGGATTGGCAAAAGTTTCTTCAACACCGGGAAAAACAAAGCTTATAAATTATTTTGATGTTACCTTTTTAGACAGAGAAACTTCCAATAAAGTTGTAGCAAAATTTGTAGATTTACCTGGTTTTGGCTATGCAAAAGTGGCTAAATCTATGAAAAGTGACTGGGAAAAGAACCTGACAGACTATATAGCCAACAGAGAAGAGATAAAGATTTTTATACACCTTATAGATTCCAGACATCCCCACCTGGAAATAGATACTGCCGTAAGTGATTTTCTTTTTAGAACTGCCAGAGAAAACCAGTATATCATTCAGATTTTTACAAAAATTGACAAGTTAAATCAAAAAGAGCAAAGTGCACTTCGAAAAGAGTTTCCAAATGCTTTAATGGTTTCAAGCGCGAAAAAAAGAGGAATCAATAAAATCGTTCAAGTCATTTATAAAATACTGCAAGAGAAGACAGATGAAGATTGA
- a CDS encoding N-acetyltransferase, with protein MKIDYTKAKLSDIEKMRELVQPEVQSGIILERSEDEIATNIRSYTLAFIADELVGFAALHIHTRYLGEIRSLVVKEGFRGQKIGENLVACAVDEGRTLGLQKVLSLTYKQSFFERLGFVEIPKESLPEHKIWADCIKCKHFPICNEVSLIKNL; from the coding sequence ATGAAGATTGACTACACCAAGGCGAAACTCTCAGATATTGAAAAAATGAGAGAACTTGTACAGCCTGAAGTGCAGAGCGGTATCATTTTAGAAAGAAGCGAGGATGAAATCGCAACAAATATCCGTTCATATACTTTGGCTTTTATAGCTGATGAACTTGTCGGTTTTGCGGCACTCCACATTCACACAAGATATCTTGGCGAAATACGCTCTTTGGTTGTAAAAGAGGGATTTCGGGGACAGAAAATAGGAGAGAACCTGGTTGCATGCGCTGTTGATGAGGGCAGAACACTCGGTCTTCAAAAAGTACTGAGTCTCACCTACAAGCAGTCTTTTTTTGAAAGACTGGGATTTGTGGAAATTCCAAAAGAGTCCCTTCCCGAACATAAAATTTGGGCCGATTGTATTAAATGTAAACACTTTCCGATATGCAACGAAGTATCTCTCATCAAAAACCTGTAA